TTGCAGCAATTCGGCTGGCGCGCTTTGCCTGTGAGCGGATTTATCCCGCCCGCAGCTTTCATGGAGCTGCAATCGTTGGGCGTTCTCCCTATCGCGTCTGATATGAGAACTCTGGACCATCTTCTTTACACTCCCGCTCCAGATATTGTTCACGAGGCTGCCGGTCATGCGCCGATTCTGATTCATCCTGAATTTTCCGAATATCTGCGCCAGTATGCCCAGGTCGCAAAAAAAGCGATTATCAGCAAACAAGACTTGGATCTTTACGAAGCAATTCGTGAACTCTCGGATCTTAAAGAAAATCCGGCTTCGACTTCCGAACAAATTAAAAACGCGGAAGCGACGCTTGAAAAAGTCAGCAAAAGCATCACACACATTTCTGAAGCTTCCGAGCTTTCTCGCATGAATTGGTGGACGGCAGAGTACGGTCTTATCGGCACACTCGAAAATCCGAAAATTTTCGGTGCGGGCCTTCTTTCCAGCGTGGGCGAATCGAAGTGGTGCTTAAGCTCCAACGTTAAGAAAATTCCTTTGACCGTCGATTGCATCAAAGTCGGTTACGATATCACGGAACCTCAGCCACAACTTTTTGTCGCGCCTGATTTCAAAACTCTATCCAAAGTTTTGGACGAGATGGCAGAACAGATGGCTTACCGTGTGGGCGGATTGCAAGGCTTGAAAAAAGCGATTGAAGCAGAATCCGTCAATACGGCGCAACTGAACTCCGGCATTCAAATTTCAGGACAAATTGTCGAAGCAATCACGACGGCGAAAAACGAAATCGCTTACCTTCGCCTGCAAGGCCCTTCACAACTTTGTTACGCTGACAAACAACTCAGTGGTCATGGTAAAGACTATCACGCCCACGGTTTCGGTACGCCTGTGGGATTCCTGAAAGAATTCCCTAGCAGATGTCCTTCTACTTTCACAGATTCCGAATGGATGTGGTTGCAGGTGGAAAATGGCAAGAGCGTGACTTTGACATACACGTCGGGAGTTGTGATCACCGGAACGGTGCAAGGCCGTCTTGTCAAAGATGGCAAAACACTTCTGCTTACTTTGACGAATGCAAAAGCCGAATTCCAAGGCCGTGTTCTTTTTGCTCCCGAATGGGGCACCTTTGATATGGCTATTGGCTCCAGCGTCCCTTCTGTTTTCGGTGGACCTGCAGACCGTGAAGCTTACGGCGAAACATCCGATTTCGTCGCCAAACGCGTTCCTGCTCCAAAATATTCCGAGCAAGAATTGAAAATGCACATGCATTACGGAAGCGTTCGCAAGTTGCGCGAAGATAAAACTCACGGTGCTGAACTGAGCAGCGCGCTTGAAAAGATTTTGAAAGAGCACAAAGAAATCGCGCCTCAAGATTGGCTTCTATTAATGGAAGCTTTGGAACTTGTGAAAGCCCGCGACCCGCAATCATCTTTGAAATCTCAACTGGAAGAGGACCTTGCGCTGCTTGCGAAAAAAGATGAAAAGACTCGAGGCCTTATTCATGATGGCCTGCTTTTATCGGAGACTCTCTAGATGAAAAGACCTTTTGAAGTGCGTATTGTTCTTGTGCGCACTATTTATGAACGCAATATTGGATCGACTTCACGGGCGATGAGCAACATGGGGATGGACAAGTTGATCTTGATCGATCCGCAGTGCGAAATCACCTATGATGCCCAACAAGCGGCAGCGACTGGACAAACAGGCCTGCAAAATCGTACGACGTACATGTCTTGGGAAGATTTCAAAGCGAAAGAACCGGAAAGCATTAAGATCGCTTTCACGGCTCGCGACGGAAAAGGCCGTCAGGTTCGCGATATCGACGAAGTTCTTAAAGACGTTGCCGATCATGCTCCGCAATTTCAAATCACGAGCGACGTTCCGTATGTTGTGCACTTGATTTTTGGTCCTGAAGATTGGGGTCTTGCTGCGGAAGACTTAGAGCATGTGAATTTCTGCGCGTGCCTTCCCACTTACGGGGAAAACTGGAGTTTAAACTTAGCACAAGCGGCTCTGCTGGGAATGTTTTCCTTGCGCCGTACTTGGGGCGGAAACAGAACCCAACTTGATGGTGGCAAAGCTCGCCGTGCTCCGGAAGGAATCGCGGGAATCAATCCTGAACACACTTTGAAAATCTGGCTAGAAGAAATGGGTTTCGATCTCACTCGCCAAAGAAAGATCAACGTTTACACGGTTCTTCGCCGCATGCTTTTGCAAAACACACCGACAAAAAAAGAACTCGTCATCTTAGAAACAGTCTTACAGCAATCCATCCGTAAACTTCGCGAATGGAAAGCCTTCCAAAAAAGAGACCAAAAAATTTAACGAATTCAGGAACGTCAAACGCCGTCAGTTGGCGGTCATGAATTCGTTAAACGACGTCTTCGTGAATGCGGTCTTCTTGTTCGCGGATTTCGCGCAATTGTTTGTCGAGTTTCGCCAATGTCATCGCCATGCTCTGACCCATGTCATGAAGTTCGGTGATACGTTTCATGGTATCATCCTCTTCACCACCGACGAGGCGAAGGCTTTCGAGTTTTGCGGAATTCAAATCGATTTCTTTAGAAAGAGACTCGAGCTTCTGGTTGAGTTTCTTACGATCCTCTACCAACGCCTTTGTCATTTCGCGGATCTGATCGAGGCTAAGCACCTCGACTTTACCGTCCAAAGTTTCTTCTGCAGTTTTTGCTGGCACTTCTTTGTCTTCGCCTTGGAAGGCTTCCCAGAAAAGAGACCATTCGTTTTTGAGGGCTTTTACGATCGACCTACTACTGTCATCACCCATAAATATTAAAATACTCCTGCGCTCTTTGAGCGACTTGTGGGTTCTTGGTCTTTCGGAATCATGAAATAGCACAGACCATAACCCAAGAGAGCCACACCGAATGTTACGAGGGCTAAAATAACAAATCCCGTTCGCACCAGCCCCACTTCGATGCGGTATCTTTTAGCAATTCTAGCACAGACGCCGAGAACCTTTCCATCTAGAGCTTGGTCCAGTCTATCGACGCGGGGCAAACACGCCCATAAGATCAAATATAGAAGGACTCCGCTACCAAACCACAGCACGGCAACCAGCCAAATGACGCGCAATATCCAAGTTTCAATACCTAAGGCGTTACCTAGACCTTTGCAAACGCCAGCTAAAGCGCCATCGGCGGCCCGAGTCCAACGATAATTAGCTGTCGGTGATTGAGTGGACGTGGTTTGCATCTGTGACTCCTAAACAAAGTAAATATGTATCGCAAATCTACTTTGTCCAGAGGCTCTCAGCAAACCCGTGTTAGAAAGTCCCCGTGATCATGAAATCATTCCCAAAAGTCAGATACCGAGGATTCTTCACATGGATCTTTTCTGTCATGGAGGCAATCCTTACGGTTTCCGTCCAAGAGCGAGAGCCTCCAGAGCCCATAATGATAGGAGCCTGGAACATGTAAAGTCGATTTACAAGACCGCAATCTATAAACGTGCTCGCAGTCAGCGCGCCGCCCTCAACCATCACACTACGCAAACCTTGTTGATAAAGTTGCGCGAGCAAATCTTCGAGTTGAAGGTTGCCATCGACTTGAGTTTTTACATAAAGAACTTGAGGCGCCAAAGAAAGCTTCGCTAAAATTTTTTGCACTTCTTCTTTCGTCTCTTCAGAAACGCACCACAAAACATCCGCTGCCGCGTGCACTTTAGAAAGCTTTAGTTCGGCAAAGCGATGAAGCAACTCGGCTTCCCCGTCAATCACGACGACTTTATTTTTCTTTTGAATTTCTGGATGGCGAATATCCAAGGATGGATTGTCGAACTCGATCGTGCCTTTGCCGACTAAAATCGCATCGTAGCACGCGCGTAGATAGTGAACGTACTCACGCGATTGAGGACCTGTGATCCACTGTGACTCGCCTGAACGAAGAGCCACCTGCCCATCCAAACTCGAAGCCATTTTAACGGCCACAAAAACTTTTTTCTGACGATAGTTCCAAAGAAAAGTCTCGCACACTTCTTCAAGATGCGTTTTGATATCGCGATCGACATCCGCGTTGTCTGAATGAAAGACATCCGCTTCGATCCCGGCAGCTCTTAAGATATCAGCGCCTTGTCCTGCCACAAGCGGGTTAGGATCAATCAAACCGAAAGTGACTTTTTTAATCGGAAGTTTGGCCATCATCTTCGCACAAGAAGGAGTTTTTCCTTCGTGTGCGCAAGGCTCTAAAGTCACGAACACGTGCGCGCCTTGAAGCTCTTCACTGGAAAGATGGCGAAGAGCATTCACTTCCGCGTGAGGTCCGCCGTAAAATTCATGGTAACCCGAAGCGAGAAATCCCCCTTGAGAATCCAAAACAACCGCGCCCACGTTCGGATTCGGACTGGTGCGCGTAGAGCCTTTGTAAGCTTCACTGATCGCCAAACGCATGGCCTGATCGGCCGTGAGTTTGTCACCTCTGTTTGGAACTGAAAGAGTTTGAATGAGCTCCATAAAACCTTTACGTCAAATAACCGCGTTCTTTTTGATCTCGTTCAATGGCGTCGAACAACGCTTGGAAGTTGCCGTCACCGAAGCCATCGTGACCTTTTCGCTGAATAACTTCATAGAAGATCGGACCAAAAGTATTCTTTGTGAAAATCTGCAATAAATAACCGTGCTCGTCCCCATCGACAAGAATCGCATTTTTTTCCAACACGTTCAGATCCTCTGTCACATTTGGAACACGGTCCGGCAACATCTCGTAGTAACTATGCGGAGGCGGCGTCAGGAATTGAATTTCGCTGCTCTTCAAAGATTCCAAAGTCGCGACGATGTCGTTGGTCAACAAAGCCACGTGCTGAATTCCCGACCCTTTGTATTCATCAAGGTATTCTTGAATTTGTGATTTCGACTCTGTCGGTTCATTGATGGGCACTGAGAATTTACCGCAAGGAGAACGCATCACTTTAGAAAGAAGACCCGTCTTCGTTCCGCGGATATCGAAATAGCGCGCTTCACGGAAGTTTAAAACCTTCGTGTAGAATTCACACCATTTATCCATCTCGCCTTTGGGAACGTTGTTCGTGAAATGATCGATCACAAGAAAACCCGCGCCTTGCGGAGCTTTGTCTTCTTCTTTGATCTGGAAAATTTCTTCGTAAAGTTTTTTCTGATTCTTGTCGTCCATAAAATAGATTAAAGAATCACCGATGCCGTAGATCGCGGGGAAAGGTGTCGCGCCTCTTTGATGATCGTTGCCGTCATAAGGGCGTCCTCCCCGAGCAACGGCAGCTGCAAAAGCCTTTTCAGCGTCGACGACTCGAAAGCCTGTGGCCGAAATCGAGTTGCCGTGTTGTTTCGCGAATTCTGTTGCGAAAGTTTGCGGTTCACAATTCAAGATGTAATTGATGTCACCCTGACGATAGAGCTTGATGTTTTTTCCGTGAACTTGTCCCACTTCTTTGAAAGCATATCTCTTGAAAACTTGTTCAAAGAAATGAGCATCGGGCCCCGAGTACTCGATGAAATCAACTCCATTGAGACCAATAGGATTTTGCTCTGAAATCTGCGCCATTTGCACCTCTGCTAGGTCAAAGATATATCAAGATTCCGTGACAGTAGCCCTAAATAAGCTGTTATTCAAGCAGGAAGAAAACCAGTGAATATAGGTATTTAGACGATTTATGGGTCTCTCATTGAGACCACGGAACATTGCAGGGTTAAAGCTTCGCAATAACCCGAATGTAGTATCGAGTTTGTTTAGAGAGCGCCGATAGGTTTTATAAGGGGACCATCTATGCCTAGAGAGAAAATCAAAAATCCTCCCTGGTTTTATTTCGCGCTCGCGGGCGAAGTGATTTTAGGCATCATCCTGATCGGGATGCTCAAAGATCTTATGTGGATTCTTTAGAACGCGACATTCGAAGAGAACATAATTCCATAAGAAGAAAATTTGCTGCCGTTTTCACTTTTCGGTGTCGTGCCCATATGGAAAGCGCCAACGATGATTTCATTGCGTCTTTTGGTTATGGAAACTCCCGCGGTTATTAAATCCGACGTCGCTGGCTCCGACTCCCCACGAGCGTAGCCAAAGAGTGGTTCCCATCCTTCCGGAGAAGTATTGCGCCAGCCGAAAGCATAAAACCAGTCCTCCGCACTCGTATCTATCGTGCCGTCAGCATTGCGTGTTTTACTTTGTGAGTTGTAAACAACATCCAAATTCACTCTATTGCCGCCGATAAGCGAAAAATTCTGCCCAAGACGAACTGCCATGGACGCTTCTGCTTGGGGGTCATATGTCGTGACCGTTTCTTGAATGGTCGTCGGTGATGTTGATTCCAACTTCGAGGAAAACTCGGTCGCTGTGGATTCAATAAAAAACGGCAATAATTTCATCGAAAGACCGACCGTCCAAGCCTCAGTGACTTTCGCCATGATTCCGGGAATCACAATAATCGCCGTCTTCTTTTCATCGCGCTGAGCAAACTGCGTGGAGGCATAGGCTCCCCCTTGTGTCAGAGTGAAATAATATGTCGATTCATCTGTGCCCGTCTGAACACCACCTGAAAATCCCCAAGCGAAACGCTCTCCAAGACTGCTGCCAAAGGATCCGCCGATAACAATCGCATCCTGCCGCACCTTTTGCGTGGAGTTTAACAAATAACCTCCCGCAACGGATTGAGAGGAACTTGCGATAACTTGAAATGCCAGAGGATTCGCAACAAAGAAGGCTCCGGTTCCGAAAGCTGTTGGATAAATACTCGCCGCTAATGTCGGGCGAATTGTCATTTCTTGCGGAACGATCTTCTGATTGGGAATATCAAACTTTTGCGAAGAGATCGCATTGCCGCTCACGGAAAGAGAAAGTTTGTCTGTATCGCGAAAACCCAAACCCGCAGGATTAAAAAGCACGTTCCCAGGTGAGGCGACCATCGCGGCTCCGGTGTTGGCCATAAAGGCCTCGCGGTGTCCCGCTGGCAAAGGATAATCCACGGCGACTGCTGATGTGCCGACAAGAACATTCAGTAAAATAAACCCAAGACGCATTTTCTATCTTTCAAGACGTTTGTAAAAATCCAAAACTTTTGGATCTACAATGATGGAACGAGGATTCCATCCTATCAAGTGCAATCCTTCAGACGCTCTTAAGCGACTCAACGCCACATAGGCATGACCCGGCTCCCATAAAGAACTCAGATCACACCACAGATCATCAAGAGTTGCTCCCTGACTTTTATGAATAGTCGTGGCATAAGCCAGAGTCAGCGGAAACTGAATCACTTGGGCCATGATGTTGCCTTCGGAGTCTTGCAAAGCAAAAGAAGATTTATCAACCTGAACTTCGCGTCCTTGGTCTTTCTTGACGGTGATCCGATCCGAAGAAATATCAGTGACGATGCCGCGGGTCCCATTCACCCAGCGTTTTTGCGGATCGTTTTGCAAAAACATCACACGACAACCGAGTTTCAGGACGAGCTTCACGGGAACGGGTGCCGATTTCATCAGAATTTCGATATGTTTTTCAGAGCCGAAGTAAATGGAGTCGATCGTCACTTCTTCTTCCGCAAGCTCGTTGAGTTTGCGTTGGTTGAAATTCTCCGCATTGATTTTCCGAGGGAACAATCTTGTTCCCGGATGATCTTCATCATGAGTTTTAATATGTTCATTGAGAAAATCGCGCACTTGTTCAGTCACCAAACCGTGGCGAACATCGCTAAGAATATTTAAAAAGTGATTTTCAGAAACGCGCTGGTTGTGCGAAAGCATTACGGTTTGAAAACCGCTTTGTCTCCACACCTCATTCATAAAACACCAGTCGCGCTGACTCGTCTGCGTCACCGGAGGCAATTGCGCAAAATCCCCTACGGAAATGATTCGCATTCCTCCCCAAGGGAGTTTTGATTCGCGGGCTCTTTGTGCTAAAGCCTCTGCAATCATTAAGGCCTGTCCTGGAATCATTGAAATCTCATCAATGATCACGCCTTCGACTTTACGTAAACGCGCCAATAATTTTGTATCTTTAGAGGCCCGCGCATAAGTCGCGTCAGGTCCGCCCTCCATGATTCCAAGTCCAAAAAAACTGTGGAAAGTCCGACCACCCAACAAGACGGCTGCAGCCCCCGTGCTGGCAAGAATGGGCATTTCTTTGGGATCAAGTTCGCGCATGAAGTGGCGAATTAGAAAACTTTTACCGCTGCCCGCCCCACCTGTTAAAAAAACATTCTCGCCGGAACGCAGGAGTTCCAGGGCTTCAGACTGTTCAGGGGAAAGTTCAACGGAGTATTGGGCTGCCATGAGGAACGATCATGCCATCACATGACCGCTCCTACAAATAAATTTCCGAACGGAAATTCAGGAATTAGCGAGAGAATTTGCCTTCAAGAGTCACATCGCGCTGGAAGACTTCACAGACTTCTGTCGGACCATGGCGAGGATCGCGCACTTCCCAACGGCAGCGTCTGTCGAAGTAACGGCGCTCAAGCAAGCTCAAACGAATTGTGTTGTAGTTGTTGCTCAAACTCAACATCACCTCACGTCCGTCGATATTGCAAATGCCTGGATCAAAATAAAAACCTACCGACTCAACAACGCCTTTGCGAGTCACGTAAGCCCATTTTAAGTTGTCGATAGACGAACGGCATTCCGGCATCAACAGACTTTCGCCGCGCGTGTCTTTGTAAAGAAGAATCGGCTTGTTTCCTTCAAACGTGATCGTCAATTGACCACGGCGACCTTGGAAAGAACCAGAGTAAACTCCCTCCAGCTTTTTTGCACGAGCCAGATGCTCATCAGGCACTTCGCCATTTTCGATTTGAACTGTCTTACACGCAGCCAAAGCTGTCGTCGCAAGCAAAAGAAGAATAAAACGTTTCATAGGACCCCCAGATTTTCTGGTTACCTCGGATGTTCCGGAGAAACAACTTTCTCGAGGAATAACGCCCTCGATCATAGTCTCAATGCCCTTTAAAATGAACTGGATGAGGATTACCATTCTAGAACTGTTAAATAAAAAAAGGATCACTTAGGATGCTAAAACTTCTTCTGATTTCCAGCTTGTCATTCGCAGCCGCACCTTCTTCTGATATTCCGGCAAAGCGCGAGTTCCCTCTTAATACGGCCGTCAATCCTTGTGAAGACTTTCACAAGTACGTTTGCTCCAAGGCTGAAGCGAGCTTCAAGCTGCGCCCCGACCGCAGCCATCACACTTTTGCATTCAATGATTCGCGCGAACGCCTTTTGAAAGTGAAGATGGATTTCATGAAGTCGTTGCCGACAGCGAAGGATTTGAATCCACGCACGGAGCAAATTCGTGACGTTTATTTGTCCTGCATGAATGCTCCGGAAAAAGTGCGCTCAGAAAAATCAGAAGTCACGCGCATGATTAAAGAAATCGAGCAAATCAAAACGACGGAAGAGTTGATCCAGTACTCGCATAAAAATCTACCGAAGGGTTTCGGCAACTTCGTTTCCTTTTGGCCTTCTCCGAACTTGGATGATCCCAAAAAAATGGATGGAATGCTGTACTCGAACTTTATGGCGTTGCCTGATCATAAATACTATGAAAACCCTGAACTCTTGAAAGAATATGAAAAAGTTCTGACTCTTTTCTTTCGTTCCATTCAGCCGCAACTGAAAAAATCAGTGGCAAAAGAAAAGGCGCAAGCGCTTATCTCTTTGGAGCAAGAGTTTATTAAAACTTTTCCGGTCGCAGCCGTTCGTCACCAGCGCTGGAGTGAAAAACGAGTTTCAAGTCAGGCAGACTTGACTAAAAAGTATCCGCACTTGCAGCTTCGGCTGGTTTTTGCAAATGTGCCGGAGAATCTTTTGATCAATACTCCGATTCCAGAATCTCTTGAGTTCTTAAACGCGGAACTGGGCAAAAGGCCTTTGCAGGTGTGGAAGGACGTCTATCTTTACCGCGCGCTTTCCGACAATATGGACGATGCTTATCAGAAGTATTTCAAAGCTCAATTTAAATTCGACAAGAAATTCTTCGGTGGCCCAGATACAAGACCGGATCGCCAAGAGCGCTGCACGACGGTTGTTACGAATTACTTTATGAAAGAGATGGACGCCGCTTTAGTCGATAAAGTGTTCCCTCATTTTGACGAAACAAAAGTCAATGAGGTAGGCGCACGTATTCGCGCCAGCATTCTGGACGGACTTAAAAATAACACGTGGCTTTCCAAAGAAGGAAAGGCCGGAGCCATCGCCAAAATCGAGAAGGCACGTCTGCAACTGGTAAAACCGCACACGGATAAAGAGTGGGACTTCATGCCTTTGAAGAAGTACTCCATCAATAACTACTTACAGAATTTGCACACGTTCGCGGAAGCTCGCTGGGAAAAAGCGATGCAGGAAGTGCGCGAACCTGCGAACCAGGACGCTTGGGGCATGGGTCCTTTGACTGTGAACGCTTACTACAGCAGCAATGAAAACAAATTCGTTCTGCCGATCGGCATTCTGCAATACCCGTTCTATGATAAAGACGGCTCCGTAATTGAAAACTTGGGTGCCGTAGGTGCGGTTATGGGCCACGAGTTGGGCCACAGCATTGACGACAGCGGATCGAAATACGATTCTGAAGGACGCCTTAAACAATGGATGACGACAAAAGATATTATGGAGTTCAATCTGCGCGGCCAGAAGATGATCGACCAATTCAATAAAATCGGTCACGACGGCAAATTGACCCTGGGTGAGAATGTCGCAGACTTAGTAGGTCTCACGTTCGCTTACAATGCGGCTTTCCCGAAAGGTGTCGGCACGGCGGAAAATAAGAAAACGTTCTTCGTGGCTTACGGGCGCGTATGGTGCTCCGTCACTCGCCCTGATTTCGATAAGTTGATGCGCAAGACAGATCCTCATGCTTCCGGCGAAGCGCGCATCAACGAACAGGTAAAACATCAACCGGCTTTCGCGGAAACGTTCCAGTGCAAACCGGGAGATAAAATGACTCTTCCTGAGAATGAACGCGTAAAAATCTGGTAGTCGCCCAACAACAAGAGGGAGCTATTCAACTTTGAGACGCTCCCTTTTTCTAAAATCCAGATCACATTCCCTTGGGGGAATATCAATCGCGGTCATTTTGATAATGGCTTTGGACCTTTACTAGAGGCTGGCGGAGATGATCATCCCTGTTACGGATACGATTTTGATGCCGTCTGTAGTCCCACTCTCAGGATCGGAAGCAAACAAGTATATTTCGGACCTTGTAACCGCTGGAGGTCCCCTTGCCACGGAGTATGCTCCACCTTCTCCACTTCTTTGTGCTGATCCAAATATGAACGACTTCTGTGGAATGGGTTATACCTGGACGAGCTCGCCAGGAGGCGCTGTCGCTCGTGGTGGCTCTTATTATAACGGCACAGATACCGGCATTTTAGCCTTAGATCTGGACAATGCTCCAAATTATTCCAATACTCACGTCGGGTTCCGCTGCGTAGCCCCTGCCACAGAAATCCAGTGATGCAGCCCCTCCGAAAAATCCCTGCT
This region of Bdellovibrio sp. 22V genomic DNA includes:
- the ribD gene encoding bifunctional diaminohydroxyphosphoribosylaminopyrimidine deaminase/5-amino-6-(5-phosphoribosylamino)uracil reductase RibD, with protein sequence MELIQTLSVPNRGDKLTADQAMRLAISEAYKGSTRTSPNPNVGAVVLDSQGGFLASGYHEFYGGPHAEVNALRHLSSEELQGAHVFVTLEPCAHEGKTPSCAKMMAKLPIKKVTFGLIDPNPLVAGQGADILRAAGIEADVFHSDNADVDRDIKTHLEEVCETFLWNYRQKKVFVAVKMASSLDGQVALRSGESQWITGPQSREYVHYLRACYDAILVGKGTIEFDNPSLDIRHPEIQKKNKVVVIDGEAELLHRFAELKLSKVHAAADVLWCVSEETKEEVQKILAKLSLAPQVLYVKTQVDGNLQLEDLLAQLYQQGLRSVMVEGGALTASTFIDCGLVNRLYMFQAPIIMGSGGSRSWTETVRIASMTEKIHVKNPRYLTFGNDFMITGTF
- a CDS encoding PspC domain-containing protein, whose product is MQTTSTQSPTANYRWTRAADGALAGVCKGLGNALGIETWILRVIWLVAVLWFGSGVLLYLILWACLPRVDRLDQALDGKVLGVCARIAKRYRIEVGLVRTGFVILALVTFGVALLGYGLCYFMIPKDQEPTSRSKSAGVF
- a CDS encoding PIF1 family ATP-dependent DNA helicase, with product MAAQYSVELSPEQSEALELLRSGENVFLTGGAGSGKSFLIRHFMRELDPKEMPILASTGAAAVLLGGRTFHSFFGLGIMEGGPDATYARASKDTKLLARLRKVEGVIIDEISMIPGQALMIAEALAQRARESKLPWGGMRIISVGDFAQLPPVTQTSQRDWCFMNEVWRQSGFQTVMLSHNQRVSENHFLNILSDVRHGLVTEQVRDFLNEHIKTHDEDHPGTRLFPRKINAENFNQRKLNELAEEEVTIDSIYFGSEKHIEILMKSAPVPVKLVLKLGCRVMFLQNDPQKRWVNGTRGIVTDISSDRITVKKDQGREVQVDKSSFALQDSEGNIMAQVIQFPLTLAYATTIHKSQGATLDDLWCDLSSLWEPGHAYVALSRLRASEGLHLIGWNPRSIIVDPKVLDFYKRLER
- a CDS encoding aromatic amino acid hydroxylase, whose amino-acid sequence is METDFLPPHLRKYVVEQHYEKYTPVDQAVWRYILRQLKSFLSKHAHECYVEGLNKTGIDIERIPRIDDISKKLQQFGWRALPVSGFIPPAAFMELQSLGVLPIASDMRTLDHLLYTPAPDIVHEAAGHAPILIHPEFSEYLRQYAQVAKKAIISKQDLDLYEAIRELSDLKENPASTSEQIKNAEATLEKVSKSITHISEASELSRMNWWTAEYGLIGTLENPKIFGAGLLSSVGESKWCLSSNVKKIPLTVDCIKVGYDITEPQPQLFVAPDFKTLSKVLDEMAEQMAYRVGGLQGLKKAIEAESVNTAQLNSGIQISGQIVEAITTAKNEIAYLRLQGPSQLCYADKQLSGHGKDYHAHGFGTPVGFLKEFPSRCPSTFTDSEWMWLQVENGKSVTLTYTSGVVITGTVQGRLVKDGKTLLLTLTNAKAEFQGRVLFAPEWGTFDMAIGSSVPSVFGGPADREAYGETSDFVAKRVPAPKYSEQELKMHMHYGSVRKLREDKTHGAELSSALEKILKEHKEIAPQDWLLLMEALELVKARDPQSSLKSQLEEDLALLAKKDEKTRGLIHDGLLLSETL
- a CDS encoding RNA methyltransferase, encoding MKRPFEVRIVLVRTIYERNIGSTSRAMSNMGMDKLILIDPQCEITYDAQQAAATGQTGLQNRTTYMSWEDFKAKEPESIKIAFTARDGKGRQVRDIDEVLKDVADHAPQFQITSDVPYVVHLIFGPEDWGLAAEDLEHVNFCACLPTYGENWSLNLAQAALLGMFSLRRTWGGNRTQLDGGKARRAPEGIAGINPEHTLKIWLEEMGFDLTRQRKINVYTVLRRMLLQNTPTKKELVILETVLQQSIRKLREWKAFQKRDQKI
- a CDS encoding M13 family metallopeptidase, producing MLKLLLISSLSFAAAPSSDIPAKREFPLNTAVNPCEDFHKYVCSKAEASFKLRPDRSHHTFAFNDSRERLLKVKMDFMKSLPTAKDLNPRTEQIRDVYLSCMNAPEKVRSEKSEVTRMIKEIEQIKTTEELIQYSHKNLPKGFGNFVSFWPSPNLDDPKKMDGMLYSNFMALPDHKYYENPELLKEYEKVLTLFFRSIQPQLKKSVAKEKAQALISLEQEFIKTFPVAAVRHQRWSEKRVSSQADLTKKYPHLQLRLVFANVPENLLINTPIPESLEFLNAELGKRPLQVWKDVYLYRALSDNMDDAYQKYFKAQFKFDKKFFGGPDTRPDRQERCTTVVTNYFMKEMDAALVDKVFPHFDETKVNEVGARIRASILDGLKNNTWLSKEGKAGAIAKIEKARLQLVKPHTDKEWDFMPLKKYSINNYLQNLHTFAEARWEKAMQEVREPANQDAWGMGPLTVNAYYSSNENKFVLPIGILQYPFYDKDGSVIENLGAVGAVMGHELGHSIDDSGSKYDSEGRLKQWMTTKDIMEFNLRGQKMIDQFNKIGHDGKLTLGENVADLVGLTFAYNAAFPKGVGTAENKKTFFVAYGRVWCSVTRPDFDKLMRKTDPHASGEARINEQVKHQPAFAETFQCKPGDKMTLPENERVKIW
- the hppD gene encoding 4-hydroxyphenylpyruvate dioxygenase → MAQISEQNPIGLNGVDFIEYSGPDAHFFEQVFKRYAFKEVGQVHGKNIKLYRQGDINYILNCEPQTFATEFAKQHGNSISATGFRVVDAEKAFAAAVARGGRPYDGNDHQRGATPFPAIYGIGDSLIYFMDDKNQKKLYEEIFQIKEEDKAPQGAGFLVIDHFTNNVPKGEMDKWCEFYTKVLNFREARYFDIRGTKTGLLSKVMRSPCGKFSVPINEPTESKSQIQEYLDEYKGSGIQHVALLTNDIVATLESLKSSEIQFLTPPPHSYYEMLPDRVPNVTEDLNVLEKNAILVDGDEHGYLLQIFTKNTFGPIFYEVIQRKGHDGFGDGNFQALFDAIERDQKERGYLT